From Paenibacillus sp. V4I7, one genomic window encodes:
- a CDS encoding Hsp20/alpha crystallin family protein encodes MNPPGNRTPKPDWKGLSAQAGDVLGPEFWQDIASIIPLTGPRVDMYETPQELVVVAEVPGLSSPEQIQLSFRDQSLLMRGMLVRPYQVLDEQMRLSERFFGAFERVFRLPGNAMTDQMRAQYHNGLLIIRIPLAPPDGEKVIPIQFT; translated from the coding sequence ATGAATCCCCCAGGCAACCGAACGCCTAAGCCCGATTGGAAAGGGCTGTCGGCGCAAGCTGGCGATGTGCTGGGCCCCGAATTCTGGCAGGACATTGCCAGTATCATCCCGCTAACCGGGCCAAGAGTCGATATGTATGAGACACCACAGGAACTCGTTGTTGTGGCTGAAGTTCCCGGATTGTCTTCGCCCGAGCAGATTCAGCTTTCTTTCCGTGACCAATCGCTGCTTATGCGTGGGATGCTCGTTCGGCCCTACCAAGTACTCGATGAGCAAATGCGGTTGTCCGAGCGATTTTTTGGTGCATTCGAGAGAGTTTTCCGCCTACCCGGTAACGCTATGACCGACCAAATGCGGGCGCAGTATCACAACGGTTTACTCATCATTCGAATCCCGCTTGCTCCTCCGGATGGAGAGAAGGTTATCCCTATACAGTTCACGTAA